One Ruficoccus amylovorans DNA window includes the following coding sequences:
- a CDS encoding outer membrane lipoprotein-sorting protein has product MTLTRIGIASLLLALVLPLTGFRKANYKKADEIMAELKQHQAAQSEVELIKMVIMDENDNVEVRELISAIKPDADGNLRYLIRFLSPEDISGVSLLTLEKPGEEEAEQYFYLPALGQPRQITGSQKNTPFMGSDFTFDDLRKENPEEFQYYRLLDEEIEGKEVYVIMSAPANIDISDRQDYASRLLYIDKDSYNILRIEFYNEGEKEPFKTFNGFDYGSHEIDGPTERPRRATMNSHATKTTSIMTVIKGRLNKPIPDEVFTVEALEDQTNGNEALLKILEAPQDAKTKS; this is encoded by the coding sequence ATGACTCTCACACGGATAGGCATTGCGTCCTTGCTGCTCGCCCTTGTGCTGCCGTTGACCGGCTTCCGCAAGGCCAACTATAAAAAGGCCGACGAGATCATGGCCGAGCTCAAGCAGCATCAGGCTGCGCAGTCCGAGGTCGAGCTGATCAAGATGGTTATCATGGATGAAAATGATAACGTCGAGGTGCGCGAACTCATCAGTGCGATCAAACCAGACGCCGACGGCAACCTGCGCTATCTCATCCGCTTTCTCTCCCCCGAAGACATCAGCGGGGTTTCCCTGCTGACACTGGAAAAGCCCGGCGAGGAGGAGGCCGAGCAGTATTTTTACCTGCCCGCGCTCGGGCAGCCGCGCCAGATCACCGGCTCGCAGAAAAACACGCCCTTCATGGGCTCTGACTTCACCTTCGACGATCTGCGCAAGGAGAACCCGGAGGAGTTCCAGTACTACCGCCTGCTCGACGAGGAGATCGAGGGCAAGGAGGTTTACGTCATCATGTCGGCCCCGGCCAACATCGACATCAGCGACCGCCAGGACTACGCCAGCCGCCTGCTCTACATCGACAAGGATTCCTACAACATCCTGCGCATCGAGTTCTACAACGAGGGCGAAAAGGAGCCGTTCAAGACCTTCAACGGCTTCGACTACGGCTCGCACGAAATCGACGGCCCCACTGAGCGTCCGCGCCGGGCCACCATGAACAGCCACGCCACCAAGACCACTTCGATCATGACCGTGATCAAGGGCCGGCTGAACAAGCCCATCCCCGACGAGGTCTTTACCGTCGAGGCTCTGGAGGACCAGACCAACGGCAACGAAGCACTGCTGAAAATCCTCGAAGCCCCCCAGGACGCCAAGACCAAGAGCTGA
- a CDS encoding response regulator produces MKRVVVVEDQTILRDLICRLLESYPGIEVVGALADGHEALREINEKKPDIVVLDIMLPQLNGVEVLRQLKNNDRKPDILIFSAFPSKNVVKKVLEAGIEGFIEKDANLNELEVAIEKIVAGQSYFGPRIVDIMREIMINPTQGDSLEELTPRERQVLQLIAESCTSKEIASKLDISVKTADTHRANLMKKLGVHDVAGLTRQALAFGLIDNPRPLS; encoded by the coding sequence ATGAAACGCGTCGTTGTTGTTGAAGACCAAACCATCCTGCGGGACCTCATCTGCCGTCTGCTGGAGTCGTACCCCGGAATAGAAGTCGTCGGCGCGCTGGCAGACGGGCACGAGGCCCTGCGCGAGATCAACGAGAAAAAGCCCGACATCGTTGTGCTCGACATCATGCTCCCGCAGTTGAACGGCGTGGAAGTCCTGCGCCAACTCAAAAACAACGACCGCAAGCCCGACATCCTCATTTTCTCCGCTTTCCCGAGCAAGAACGTGGTCAAAAAAGTCCTCGAAGCCGGGATCGAAGGCTTTATCGAAAAGGACGCCAACCTCAACGAACTGGAGGTGGCCATCGAAAAAATTGTCGCCGGGCAGAGCTACTTCGGCCCGCGCATCGTGGACATCATGCGCGAGATCATGATCAACCCCACACAGGGGGATTCCCTGGAGGAGTTGACCCCGCGCGAGCGGCAGGTGCTCCAGCTCATCGCCGAGAGTTGCACGAGCAAGGAAATCGCCTCCAAGCTCGACATCAGCGTCAAAACCGCCGACACCCACCGCGCCAACCTGATGAAGAAACTCGGTGTGCACGACGTGGCCGGGCTGACCCGCCAGGCCCTCGCCTTCGGCTTGATTGACAATCCACGCCCGCTGAGCTGA
- the hflX gene encoding GTPase HflX, with product MIDTDDLNPMIRRACLLGVERPGMKSGEAESLLDELEELASNLGIGMGLRKIVRIREPQAAFLLGTGKVKEVLEEVAREECDSIIFDEELTPAQQRNWEREAGGKILVIDRQEIILDIFNSRASTKEASLQVELARLEYMLPRMKRAWSHLDRQRGGGAVQRDAGETQLEMDQRLIRTRISRLKTELKDVVRHRETQRKQRMKVPLPSAAIVGYTNAGKSSLLNRLTGADVLAADKLFATLDPTTRRMELPSGQPMLVTDTVGFVRRLPHRLVEAFKATLEEAIVSTFLIHVVDASSPEAEAHFKTTISVLKELGADMKNTITVFNKIDRGIDGLNEAELRHDHPEAIFISARTGEGIDRLLDKCEQMLREFGQAMTLLIPHDRYDLIGKLHQAGAVRSEEAQDEGVLIQGTIPTRLLDMVKEFSTNG from the coding sequence ATGATCGATACCGACGACCTCAACCCGATGATACGCCGCGCCTGCCTGCTGGGCGTCGAACGCCCCGGCATGAAATCCGGCGAGGCCGAGAGCCTGCTCGACGAGCTGGAGGAGCTGGCAAGCAACCTCGGGATCGGCATGGGCCTGCGCAAGATCGTCCGCATCCGCGAGCCGCAGGCGGCGTTCCTGCTGGGCACGGGCAAGGTAAAAGAAGTTCTGGAGGAAGTCGCCCGCGAGGAGTGCGACTCGATCATTTTCGACGAGGAACTGACCCCGGCCCAGCAACGCAACTGGGAGCGCGAAGCCGGGGGCAAGATCCTCGTCATCGACCGGCAGGAAATCATTTTGGACATTTTCAACAGCCGCGCCTCGACCAAGGAGGCCAGCCTCCAGGTGGAGCTGGCCCGGCTGGAGTACATGCTCCCACGCATGAAGCGCGCCTGGAGCCACCTCGACCGCCAGCGCGGAGGCGGCGCCGTCCAGCGCGACGCCGGGGAAACCCAGCTCGAAATGGACCAGCGCCTGATCCGCACGCGCATCTCCCGGCTCAAGACCGAGCTCAAGGATGTGGTGCGCCACCGCGAGACCCAGCGCAAGCAGCGCATGAAGGTCCCGCTCCCCTCCGCCGCCATCGTCGGCTACACCAACGCGGGCAAATCCTCCCTCCTCAACCGCCTGACCGGCGCTGACGTGCTCGCCGCCGACAAGCTCTTCGCCACGCTCGACCCGACCACCCGCCGCATGGAGCTGCCCTCCGGCCAGCCGATGCTGGTCACGGACACGGTCGGCTTCGTCCGCCGCCTGCCCCACCGCCTGGTCGAGGCGTTCAAGGCCACGCTCGAAGAGGCCATTGTATCGACTTTTCTGATACACGTGGTGGACGCGTCCAGCCCCGAGGCCGAGGCGCACTTCAAAACCACCATCAGCGTGCTCAAGGAACTGGGCGCGGACATGAAAAACACCATCACCGTCTTTAACAAGATCGACCGCGGCATCGACGGGCTAAACGAAGCCGAACTGCGCCACGACCACCCGGAGGCGATTTTCATCAGCGCCCGCACCGGCGAGGGCATCGACAGGCTTTTGGACAAATGCGAGCAGATGCTGCGCGAGTTTGGTCAGGCCATGACCCTGCTCATCCCCCACGATCGCTACGACCTCATCGGCAAGCTCCACCAGGCGGGCGCCGTCCGCTCCGAAGAGGCCCAGGACGAGGGCGTACTCATTCAGGGCACGATTCCCACCCGGTTGCTGGACATGGTGAAGGAGTTTTCCACCAACGGCTAA
- the ppdK gene encoding pyruvate, phosphate dikinase, whose product MPKKAAKKTARSAKTKKASPSKAVKYVYEFGKKTDGDSSMKSLLGGKGANLAEMARIGLPVPPGFTITTEVCTYYYDNKCTYPKSLQAEVKAAVATAEKETGKKFGDSTNPLLFSVRSGARESMPGMMDTILNLGLNDKTVKALAERSGNERFAYDCYRRFIQMYGDVVMGVQSRNESEHEPFDEVMDGLKKEAGVELDSDLSADDLKELISRYKKLIKSRTKSSFPEDPYEQLWGAVGAVFGSWQNERAILYRQKYNIPAAWGTAVNVQAMVFGNMGETSATGVAFTRDPANGENVFYGEYLINAQGEDVVAGVRTPKPIAMLAEEMPVSYKELEAVRSKLEKHFKDMQDFEFTIEDTKLYMLQTRNGKRTGLAAVRIAVEMNKSRLCSEKAAVKRIPADSISSLLVPVFDTDAMKKSKPMTSGLPAGPGAATGVIVFSATQAEQQAHKGHKCVLCRVETSPEDLRGMIAAEGILTSRGGVSSHAALVARQMGKVCVCGAHDVIIDYEKKTLTVGKTVLKEGDYISIDGTSGAIYAGQIPTAPSEVDQVLNGKLKASKSYTYQLFDTVMKWADKYRKLGVRTNADTPAQAKTAVALGAEGIGLTRTEHMFFEGDRIDFMRQMILASDEAERRKALKKLLPFQRKDFTGLFKAMEGRAVTIRLLDPPLHEFLPHDAAARNAIAEKLDISSELVAERVKSLHEENPMLGHRGCRLGISYPEITEMQARAIFEAAASCLSGKKKVPVKVEVMVPLVGFAAELKLQTEVIHKVAAEVMAQKKVKIDYLVGTMIEIPRAAVRAAEIAESAQFFSFGTNDLTQTGLGMSRDDAGSFLQRYKDLDILPQNPFASIDQAGVGKLVEMGVQGGRSTRPDIKLGICGEHGGDPASITFFHNVGLNYVSCSPPRVPVARLAAAQAALA is encoded by the coding sequence ATGCCCAAGAAAGCAGCAAAGAAAACCGCACGCTCGGCCAAGACCAAAAAAGCGAGCCCCTCCAAGGCCGTCAAGTACGTCTACGAGTTTGGCAAGAAAACAGACGGTGACTCCAGCATGAAGTCGCTCCTCGGTGGCAAAGGCGCCAACCTCGCCGAGATGGCCCGCATCGGGCTTCCGGTGCCCCCCGGCTTCACCATCACCACGGAAGTGTGCACGTACTACTACGACAACAAGTGCACTTACCCCAAGTCCCTCCAGGCCGAAGTCAAGGCCGCCGTCGCCACGGCGGAAAAGGAAACCGGCAAGAAGTTTGGTGACAGCACCAACCCGCTGCTGTTCTCCGTCCGCTCCGGCGCGCGTGAGTCCATGCCCGGCATGATGGACACCATCCTCAACCTCGGCCTCAACGACAAGACCGTCAAGGCCCTGGCCGAACGCTCCGGCAACGAGCGCTTTGCCTACGACTGCTACCGCCGCTTCATCCAGATGTACGGTGACGTGGTCATGGGCGTGCAGTCCCGCAACGAGTCCGAGCACGAGCCGTTCGACGAAGTCATGGACGGCCTGAAAAAGGAAGCCGGCGTCGAACTCGACAGCGACCTTTCCGCCGACGACCTCAAGGAACTCATCAGCCGCTACAAGAAGCTGATCAAGTCCCGCACCAAGAGCTCCTTCCCCGAAGATCCCTACGAGCAACTCTGGGGCGCCGTCGGTGCCGTCTTCGGTTCCTGGCAAAACGAGCGCGCGATCCTCTACCGCCAGAAGTACAACATCCCCGCCGCCTGGGGCACCGCCGTCAACGTCCAGGCCATGGTCTTCGGCAACATGGGTGAAACCTCCGCCACCGGCGTGGCCTTCACCCGCGACCCCGCCAACGGCGAAAACGTCTTCTACGGCGAGTACCTGATTAACGCCCAGGGCGAAGACGTCGTCGCCGGCGTGCGCACGCCCAAGCCCATCGCCATGCTGGCCGAGGAAATGCCCGTCTCCTACAAGGAGCTTGAGGCCGTCCGCAGCAAGCTGGAGAAGCACTTCAAGGACATGCAGGACTTCGAGTTCACCATCGAGGACACCAAGCTCTACATGCTCCAGACCCGTAACGGCAAGCGCACCGGCCTGGCCGCCGTCCGCATCGCCGTGGAAATGAACAAGTCGCGCCTGTGCAGCGAAAAGGCAGCCGTCAAGCGCATCCCGGCTGACTCCATTTCCAGCCTTCTGGTCCCGGTCTTCGACACCGACGCCATGAAGAAGTCCAAGCCGATGACCTCCGGCCTGCCCGCCGGCCCCGGCGCCGCCACCGGCGTCATCGTCTTCTCCGCCACCCAGGCCGAACAGCAGGCCCACAAGGGCCACAAGTGCGTCCTGTGCCGCGTGGAAACCTCCCCGGAAGACCTCCGTGGCATGATCGCCGCCGAAGGTATCCTGACCAGCCGTGGCGGGGTCTCCTCGCACGCCGCCCTCGTCGCCCGCCAGATGGGCAAGGTCTGCGTCTGCGGTGCCCACGATGTCATCATCGACTACGAAAAGAAGACCCTGACCGTCGGCAAGACCGTCCTCAAGGAAGGCGATTACATCTCCATCGACGGCACCTCCGGCGCGATTTACGCCGGCCAGATCCCGACCGCCCCGTCCGAAGTTGACCAGGTGCTCAACGGCAAGCTCAAGGCTTCCAAGAGCTACACCTACCAGCTCTTCGACACGGTCATGAAGTGGGCCGACAAGTACCGCAAGCTCGGTGTGCGCACCAACGCCGACACCCCGGCCCAGGCCAAGACCGCCGTCGCCCTCGGCGCCGAAGGTATCGGCCTGACCCGTACCGAGCACATGTTCTTCGAAGGCGACCGCATCGACTTCATGCGCCAGATGATCCTGGCCAGCGACGAAGCCGAACGCCGCAAGGCCCTCAAGAAGCTCCTGCCCTTCCAGCGCAAGGACTTCACCGGTCTGTTCAAGGCCATGGAAGGCCGCGCCGTCACCATCCGCCTGCTCGACCCGCCCTTGCACGAGTTCCTCCCGCACGACGCCGCCGCGCGCAATGCCATCGCCGAAAAGCTGGACATCAGCTCCGAGCTCGTGGCCGAACGCGTCAAGAGCCTGCACGAGGAAAACCCGATGCTCGGCCACCGTGGTTGCCGCCTGGGCATTTCCTACCCGGAAATCACCGAGATGCAGGCCCGCGCGATCTTCGAGGCCGCCGCTTCCTGCCTCTCGGGCAAGAAGAAGGTCCCGGTCAAGGTCGAGGTCATGGTCCCGCTGGTCGGCTTCGCCGCCGAGCTCAAGCTCCAGACCGAGGTGATCCACAAGGTCGCCGCCGAAGTCATGGCGCAGAAGAAGGTCAAGATCGACTACCTGGTCGGCACGATGATCGAAATCCCGCGCGCCGCTGTCCGCGCCGCCGAGATTGCCGAGTCCGCCCAGTTCTTCAGCTTCGGCACGAACGACCTGACCCAGACCGGTCTCGGCATGAGCCGTGACGACGCCGGCAGCTTCCTGCAGCGCTACAAGGATCTCGACATCCTGCCGCAGAATCCCTTCGCCAGCATCGACCAGGCCGGCGTGGGCAAGCTCGTCGAAATGGGCGTCCAGGGTGGCCGTTCCACCCGCCCCGACATCAAGCTCGGCATCTGTGGCGAGCACGGGGGCGACCCGGCTTCGATCACGTTCTTCCACAACGTGGGCCTGAACTACGTCAGCTGCTCGCCGCCGCGCGTGCCGGTTGCCCGTCTGGCCGCCGCCCAGGCCGCCCTCGCCTAA
- the tatC gene encoding twin-arginine translocase subunit TatC, translated as MMDEPENVNEAAEDSQEREPGTMGLLDHLEELRWAVLRSMSAVLAGVVITAFFFPSFFSVLRYPLDRAIANEPSGLVALTTTSVMGVFMVIIQVCMIGGVALGLPFVLYNFSRFVAPGLTQKEKRVLIPACACTLLLFLFGCLFAYFVVLPTGLEVTLYLNKKLGLGIIWTAQSYYNLVIWLMIGVGLAFEFPLVLVILQYIGVVTPGQLREYRRFSVVGILIAAALITPGGDPITMLMLASVLYLFFESAILVGDRLVKKREAEMAEYLDED; from the coding sequence ATGATGGACGAACCCGAGAACGTCAATGAGGCTGCCGAAGACTCCCAGGAAAGGGAGCCCGGCACGATGGGTTTACTCGACCACCTTGAGGAATTACGCTGGGCTGTTTTGCGCAGTATGAGCGCCGTGCTGGCCGGCGTTGTGATCACGGCCTTTTTCTTTCCGAGTTTTTTCTCCGTGCTGCGCTACCCGCTCGACCGGGCGATTGCCAACGAGCCCTCCGGTCTGGTGGCGCTGACCACCACCAGCGTGATGGGGGTGTTTATGGTGATCATTCAGGTGTGCATGATCGGGGGCGTGGCTCTCGGCCTGCCTTTTGTGCTCTATAATTTTTCCCGCTTCGTGGCTCCGGGGCTGACCCAAAAGGAAAAACGCGTCCTCATCCCGGCCTGTGCCTGCACGCTGTTGCTGTTTTTGTTCGGCTGCCTGTTCGCCTATTTTGTGGTTTTGCCGACGGGGTTGGAGGTCACCTTGTACCTGAACAAAAAGCTCGGGCTTGGGATCATCTGGACCGCCCAGAGCTACTACAATCTTGTTATCTGGCTGATGATCGGGGTGGGGCTGGCTTTTGAGTTCCCGCTGGTGCTGGTTATTCTCCAGTATATCGGGGTGGTGACGCCGGGGCAATTGCGGGAGTACCGGCGATTCTCGGTCGTCGGGATCCTGATCGCCGCGGCACTTATTACTCCCGGGGGCGATCCGATCACCATGCTCATGCTGGCCTCGGTGTTGTACCTGTTTTTCGAGTCGGCGATTCTCGTGGGTGATCGGCTGGTGAAGAAACGCGAAGCCGAGATGGCGGAATACCTGGACGAGGATTGA
- a CDS encoding PAS domain-containing protein: protein MRSSKESIRQEASRIERLSHLRRVIEVMPGAWLILNRHRQVVFANRTFSGLLDMASDSLFGGLRIGEILGCQSSTLRRTGCGTAPGCDKCAITTAVDKAFEGEEVKDDCRLRIANGSNHQLCTYQITTRPVETRVGRYVLLSLLEVSS from the coding sequence GTGCGGAGCTCGAAGGAGTCGATCCGTCAGGAAGCCTCTCGCATCGAGCGACTTTCGCATCTGCGCCGCGTCATCGAGGTTATGCCCGGCGCGTGGTTGATTCTCAACCGCCACCGCCAGGTCGTTTTTGCCAACCGCACCTTTTCCGGGCTGCTGGACATGGCCAGCGACAGCCTGTTCGGCGGCCTGCGTATCGGAGAAATCCTCGGATGCCAGTCCTCGACCCTGCGCCGCACCGGCTGCGGAACCGCTCCGGGCTGCGACAAATGCGCCATCACCACGGCGGTGGACAAGGCCTTCGAAGGCGAGGAAGTCAAGGACGACTGCCGCCTGCGCATCGCCAACGGCAGCAATCATCAACTTTGCACTTATCAAATAACCACCCGTCCGGTTGAGACCCGGGTCGGCCGTTACGTACTTTTATCCCTCCTGGAGGTTTCTTCGTGA
- a CDS encoding SGNH/GDSL hydrolase family protein: MSLIFKADQTILFQGDSITDCARDREDHAGMGNGYASLAAAWLNAARPELNLTLLNRGISGNRAIDLSDRWQKDCLDLKPDWVSILIGVNDTWRRFDSNDPTSTEDYTRHYRDILTRSAAAGMGLIVCEPFLLPVPEDRKAWREDLDPRIHAARELAREFKAIYVPFDGVFAAASTQRPCEFWAPDGVHPTTAGHALMARHWLRAVGLCA; this comes from the coding sequence ATGAGCCTTATCTTCAAAGCTGACCAAACCATTCTCTTTCAGGGCGACAGCATCACTGACTGTGCCCGTGACCGCGAAGACCACGCCGGTATGGGCAACGGTTATGCCTCTCTCGCCGCCGCCTGGCTGAACGCCGCCCGCCCCGAGCTGAACCTGACCCTGCTCAACCGGGGCATCAGCGGCAACCGCGCCATCGACCTCTCCGACCGTTGGCAGAAGGATTGCCTGGATCTGAAGCCGGACTGGGTCTCCATCCTGATCGGTGTCAACGACACCTGGCGCCGCTTCGACAGCAACGATCCGACCTCGACCGAGGACTACACCCGCCACTACCGCGACATCCTCACCCGCAGCGCCGCTGCCGGGATGGGGCTGATTGTGTGCGAGCCCTTCCTCCTGCCCGTGCCGGAAGACCGCAAGGCCTGGCGCGAAGATCTGGACCCCCGCATCCACGCCGCCCGCGAACTGGCTCGCGAGTTCAAGGCCATTTACGTTCCCTTTGACGGCGTCTTCGCCGCCGCCTCCACCCAGCGCCCCTGCGAGTTCTGGGCCCCCGACGGCGTTCACCCAACCACCGCCGGACACGCCCTCATGGCCCGGCACTGGCTGCGGGCCGTCGGCCTGTGCGCCTGA
- a CDS encoding DinB family protein, with protein MLQAIQDNVRCLRQGMELLQSLPVPEYTRAESACFDASVGEHMRHLIDHYACFVRDLPAGRIDYDARSRDRVVETDPAQAVARLNTLIEALEALGEKELKAPVEVVMDTGSEPGGWARSSVHRELQFLLGHTVHHYALIAVICRLRGIGTEPSFGVAPSTLRHRGQPPCAQ; from the coding sequence ATGTTACAAGCGATTCAAGATAATGTGCGCTGTCTGCGCCAGGGGATGGAGCTGCTCCAATCATTGCCTGTTCCGGAATATACGCGAGCCGAATCGGCTTGTTTTGACGCCAGCGTGGGGGAGCACATGCGCCACCTGATTGATCACTACGCCTGTTTTGTCCGCGATTTGCCCGCGGGCCGCATCGACTACGATGCGCGCTCGCGCGATCGGGTGGTGGAGACGGACCCTGCGCAGGCTGTAGCCCGTCTGAACACACTCATTGAAGCGCTCGAAGCTCTTGGTGAGAAAGAGCTGAAGGCCCCGGTCGAGGTCGTGATGGATACGGGCAGTGAGCCCGGTGGATGGGCTCGTTCAAGTGTTCATCGGGAGCTTCAGTTTCTGCTTGGCCATACCGTGCACCATTACGCGCTTATCGCGGTTATTTGCCGGCTGCGCGGGATCGGGACGGAACCTTCCTTCGGCGTGGCTCCCAGCACGTTGCGCCATCGCGGACAACCTCCATGTGCACAGTAA
- a CDS encoding NRDE family protein, which translates to MCTVTWWRAADGYELYFNRDELKSRLPGLPPEELVLDGVRYLSPRDADAGGTWLLVNEYGLSVCLINQYPLRRPVPRGPLVSRGCLVRRMADCRSVEEIKNRLRGQDLFSYRPFQIIAVSPDGSDAACGWDGHRLAETDNPHASMPFTSSSYLSEQTVRHRRERFASIVAERGDMSPSDLLAFHREHHVDAGAFSVFMQRDDAETVSLTQVVVRPELITMTYSQKVPGRAEFAAPVSINLQPRIC; encoded by the coding sequence ATGTGCACAGTAACCTGGTGGAGAGCAGCCGATGGCTACGAGCTGTATTTCAACCGGGATGAGCTCAAGTCGCGTTTGCCCGGCCTGCCGCCGGAGGAGTTGGTGCTGGACGGAGTACGCTACCTCAGCCCCCGTGACGCTGACGCCGGGGGCACTTGGTTGCTGGTCAACGAATATGGCCTGAGCGTCTGCCTGATCAACCAGTACCCGTTGCGCCGTCCGGTGCCTCGCGGCCCGTTGGTCAGCCGGGGTTGCCTTGTCCGGCGCATGGCTGATTGCCGCAGTGTGGAGGAGATCAAAAATCGCCTGCGCGGGCAGGATCTTTTCTCCTACCGGCCTTTTCAGATAATCGCGGTGTCTCCTGACGGGTCGGATGCGGCCTGTGGCTGGGATGGCCATCGGCTTGCGGAGACGGACAACCCGCACGCGAGCATGCCTTTTACATCTTCCTCTTATTTATCCGAGCAGACGGTGCGGCATCGCCGGGAGCGTTTCGCGTCCATCGTGGCGGAGCGTGGCGATATGTCCCCGTCCGATTTGCTCGCCTTTCACCGCGAGCACCATGTCGATGCCGGAGCCTTTTCGGTCTTCATGCAGCGCGATGATGCCGAGACGGTCAGCCTGACCCAGGTGGTCGTGCGGCCCGAACTGATTACCATGACTTATTCGCAGAAAGTTCCCGGTCGGGCGGAGTTCGCCGCGCCGGTCAGCATTAATCTCCAGCCCCGCATTTGCTGA